Part of the Bacteroidota bacterium genome is shown below.
TTACCATCTTGAACAATCCTTTGTATTCACTTGATTCTATACAGCTCCTTGGGTGAATTGAAATCTGCTCAGTTTTATTCAGAAAAGTTTCTAGATAAGAATTAGCTGATCTTTCAGACCATTCCTCTCGCAAATAACTCAAGATTGATGTTAACTTTTCCTCGGCAATAGGAGATAAATAGACCGGAAGTTTTCTCATTTAACTTTCTTCAAAAAGTCTTCAAGACTTATTCTTTCACCTCTGTTAAGCAGTTCTAATCCTTCTTTAATTTCTTGTTGCTCATACTTTGATAACTCAAACCAGAAATCTTTGGTTTGTATCTTAATAAATTTTGAGATTTTTTCAATTATTGAAGGGTTGTCGAGACTTAAGATAAGCTTAGCTAATTCTATTTTTGTTGCTTGAATATCCATATTACAAATATAATAAAATCGTGATCAAATCTATCGATTATAGAATGACCTTGAGACAGTAG
Proteins encoded:
- a CDS encoding type II toxin-antitoxin system RelE/ParE family toxin; this translates as MRKLPVYLSPIAEEKLTSILSYLREEWSERSANSYLETFLNKTEQISIHPRSCIESSEYKGLFKMVIEKHTSLFYRIYEDEIEIITIIDNRQNPDSIKKEIRKQSR